The Rhodothermales bacterium genome segment ATCGCTCGGGCGCATCGAAGCCACCGGCCGCGGCGTCATGACCGTCACGCTCGCCGCGATGGAGCGCATCAACCTGCGGCCGTCGGAGTGCACCGTGGCCGTCCAGGGCTTCGGCAACGTGGGCTCCATCGCCGCCAAACTGCTCCGCGAGCAGGGATGCAAGATTCTGGCCGTCAGCGACGTGTCCGGGGGCTACTACAACCCGAACGGGCTGGATATTCCGGCGATGATCGAATACTCCCGAGCCAACAAGAACTCGCTGGAAGGCTTCAACGGCGCCGAGCCCATCTCGAACGACGAGCTCCTCACGCTGGGCGTCGACGTGCTGGTGCCGGCCGCCAAGGAAGACCAGATCACCGTCGACAACGCCGGCCGCATCAAGGCCAAGATCATCTCGGAAGGCGCAAACGGCCCGACACTACCCGCCGCGGATGACATCCTCAACAGCAACGGCGTCCTCGTCATCCCGGACATCCTGGCGAACGCCGGCGGCGTCACGGTGTCGTATTTCGAGTGGGTGCAGGACCGCCACGGCTATTTCTGGACGCTCGACCGCGTGAATCGCCGGCTCGACCGCATGATGCGGACCGCCTTCGACACGGTGTACGACGCCGCGCAGCAATACAATGTCTCGCTGCGCATCGGTGCCTACGTGCTGGCCGTCGACAAGGTGGCCAAGGCGCTGCGGCTTCGCGGCATCTACGCCTAGGCGCTCGCCCGATCAAGGCACGCGGGCGGGACGGTATCCAGCGCGATGCCGTCCCGCCCTTTTTTTGTGCGCGCCGTCCAGGCAGGGATTTCCCGGCCCGCTCGAGACCCGGAAAACAAAGCGGGCGACTCGCGCTTTTAAGAGGTCATCCTGTCGATTCGGCCATCGGAACCCTGTGCCCATGCGCGTCGCGCTTTTTTGCTGTATCTGCTTAGGCTGGGCGCCCCTCGCGGTCGGCCAGCCCACGCACGCCGAGGCCTACGAATCCATCGCCGCAGCCTGCCTCGCTTCGGTGACCGACAGCCTCGGCGCATACGGTCTGGCCGAGATCGACCGGATGCCGTTTCTCGTCGACGGCCTCAGCGGCGCGGGCCTGAACGCCGGCCACACGGTCTACCAGGCCGACTCCCTCGGCAGCGCCCCCGTCATCCGGGTGCACATCGTAAAAGCCGGCGTATCGCTCGTCCGCGCGCGACGCCGGCGGCTGGCGCGGACGGTGACGCTGGGCCTGGAGGCTACCGTCGTCGCGCCGGACCGGCGGGTGATCGACACGATCGCGTGCGAAGACACGTATTCCGACACCATCCGGCGCTCGGAGGCCCCCGTACTGGCCACGGACGCCTATCCCGATACCCAGTCGCCTCCCGTCGAGACGCGCTGGGTGGGCCGATTCCTCGAACCCACGATCGCCGCCGGCGCCGCGATCCTGGGCGCCTATCTTTTCTTCACCCTGCGCAGCGAGCGCGCCGAGGACAGCTGAAGCATGCGCACCGGGTCTTTCTTTTCACTTGCCCTCGCGCTCGCCGGCCTCGCCTCGTGCGCCATCCCGGTATCGCCCACCGGCGGCCCGACCGACCAGACGCCGGCCGCCGTCGCGGCATCCACACCCGCCGCGCAAAGCGTCAACGTCGATGCGACGTCGATGCATATCGTCTTCTCCGAATACGTCGACCAGGCCTCGTTCGCACAGGCCATCTCGATCACCCCGGAGTTTCCCCGCCCCCCCGTGTACCGGTGGCGCAAAAAGGCAGTGACCATCGAATTTCCCGAGCCGCTGGCCGAGAATACGACGTATATCGTCACGATCGATACCAAGCTGCGCGACATGAATCGCGTCGCCCTCAAGCAGCCGATCACGCTGGCCTTCGCCACCGGCCCCGTCATCAACCGGGGCAAGATCGAGGGCCGCGTGCTCGATGCCGAGGACGGCACGCCGGTGGGTACCGTCGACATCTTCGCCTATGCCGCGCCAGATTCGCTCATCCCGGCGCCGCTTCCCGATCGGCCGGCGTACCGGACCCAGACCGACGACACCGGGCGTTTCGCCTTCGATTTTCTGAGCGAACAGCCGTATTTCGTCGTCGCGCTGCGTGACCTCAACCGCAATTTCCGCCCCGACGGCGTCGAGCCGTTCGGAGTCCCGCCGGACAGCCTCATCCGGGCCGACACGGTCAGCGTCCCCGCGGAACGCCCCTGGCTGCTGACGCAGTTGGACACCATCCCGCCGACGCTCCAGCGCGTCCGCGCGCTTTCCAGCCGGCGCCTCACGCTGCGGTTTTCGGAATCGGTGCTGTTTACGGACACCAATCCGGCGCTTTGGACCGTCCGCGACTCGGTGAGCCAGCAGCAAATCCCGGTCGAAGCCGTGTATCTGCAGCAGGAAGACCCCAGGCAGGTCTTCGTGGTGACCGCTCCGCTCTTCGCGTCACGGCACCTCATCGTGCCGGGGGGCCTGGCGGATTCCAGCCTGAATGCCGTCAGCCCCGCCGAGGTGAGCTTTTCGCCGTCGGCCGCGCCGGATACGGTGCAGGTGCGTTTTGTTGCCTTCACGCCGGCGACCACGGCGCAGGGCGCCGGCCCGCAGGTCCTCTTTCCCGGGCAATGGCCCGGCATGCGGCTCAGCGTGGCCGCATCCGCCGACGCCGTGCAGCGGATCGCCTCGCTTGTGGACTCCGCCGGCGTCGCCTACCCGTTTACCGCAGGCACGCGAGACGGCGTGACCTACGCCCTCACCCCCGAACCGCCCATCCCGCCGGGCACGCCGTTCACGCTGCGTATCGCGGGCTCCGAAGTCGGCCGGCCGGATACCGTGTTGACCCATGCCTACAGCTTCCTCTCGCCGAGCGAGCTGGGCGAACTGAGCGGCGTGGTGCAGGCCGACTCGGGCCTGACCGGAACCCCCGTCATCGCGTTGATGCCGTACCAGACACCGCCGCAGCCTATTCCCCCCGTCGCCGCCGACGCGGAGGGGCGCTTTTTGTTTTCCAACCTGCCGGCGCAGACCCGCTACCGGTTCCGCACGTTCCTGGACCGAAACGGCAACATGATCTGGGACGGAGGAGCCATCAGCCCATTCTCCTTCGCCGAGCCCCTCCACTGGAGCACCGACAGCCTCACCGTCCGCGCCCGCTGGGAAACCGAACTCGGCGACACCCTGCGGATTCGATAAGGCGAGATGCGGGCAAGATTGCGGATGCCCTTGCGTCCGAATCATCCGTATCTTAAGCACCACATCCTGCATCCCGTATCCTGCATCCCGTATCCTGCATCCGGCATCCTGCATCCCGTATCCTGCATCCCACATCCCCCCCCCCCGCACCCAGCCTCCAGCCCCCATGTCACCCATCCTGACTTCCGCCGCCATGCGGAGCGCCGATCGTGAGACCATCGAGACCTTCGGGATTCCCGGGTTCACCCTGATGGAGACGGCCGGCCGCGAGGCGGCGCGCGAGATCGAGGCGCGGTGGGGCGCCATGCCGGGGCGCAGGGTGCTGTGCCTGTGCGGCAAGGGGAATAACGGGGGGGATGGATACGTCGTGGCGCGCGTCCTGCATGCGCGCGGCGCGCAGGTCGCGGTTGGATCGATGGCCGGCGCCGACCACCTCCCGCCGGACGCCGGCTTGAATCTGCGCCTGCTCGAGCAGCTGGTCGCCGCCGACCCGGAGCGGATGACGCTGTTCGATCTCACCGCGCCCGACGCGCTGGCCGCCTACGGAGCCGTCGACCTGATCGTCGACGCCCTGCTCGGCACGGGGCTGACCCGCGCCCTGAGCGAACCCTATCAACGGATCGCCGACTGGATCAACGCCACGGGGCGGACCGTAGTCGCGCTCGACATCCCCTCCGGCCTGAACAGCGATACCGGAGCGGCCCAGGGGAGCCCGGTGCGTGCGAACGGGACGGTGACGATGGGAGCGTTGAAGGCCGGACTCCTGCTCGGCGACGGCCCCGACGCCGCCGGCTGGATCCAAACCGTCGACATCGGCATCCCGCCGCACATCCTGGCCCGGGCGGCCGGCGAACCGGGGTGCGCGCGGCTGACGACCGACGCCGCCGTTCGCGCCCTGCTGCCGACGCGGGCGCGCAACGCCTACAAGTATAGCGTGGGGACGGCGCTGGTCGTCGCCGGATCGGTCGGATTCACCGGCGCCGCCGCGATGGCGTCGCTGGCCGCGGCGCGGTCCGGGGCCGGCGCGGTGATCTGCGCATCGCCGGCCAGGGCGCAGGCCGTGCTGGCTGTCAAGCTCACCGATATCATGACGGCACCGCTCCCCGCCAACGCAGACGGCATCGAGAGCGACGCGGCCATCGAGGCGCTGGCCGGCCCGCTGGAAAAGGCGCGGGCCATCCTCGTAGGCCCCGGCCTTGGCCGGCACCCGGGCACCCGCGCGTTCGTGAAGGCGCTGCTGCGCGACATCGCGCTGCCGGCGGTGATCGACGCCGACGGCCTCTTCGCGCTGGCCGAGATGGAGCCCGAGATCGCGGCCCTCTCCGCCGGCCGAT includes the following:
- a CDS encoding NAD(P)H-hydrate dehydratase, which translates into the protein MSPILTSAAMRSADRETIETFGIPGFTLMETAGREAAREIEARWGAMPGRRVLCLCGKGNNGGDGYVVARVLHARGAQVAVGSMAGADHLPPDAGLNLRLLEQLVAADPERMTLFDLTAPDALAAYGAVDLIVDALLGTGLTRALSEPYQRIADWINATGRTVVALDIPSGLNSDTGAAQGSPVRANGTVTMGALKAGLLLGDGPDAAGWIQTVDIGIPPHILARAAGEPGCARLTTDAAVRALLPTRARNAYKYSVGTALVVAGSVGFTGAAAMASLAAARSGAGAVICASPARAQAVLAVKLTDIMTAPLPANADGIESDAAIEALAGPLEKARAILVGPGLGRHPGTRAFVKALLRDIALPAVIDADGLFALAEMEPEIAALSAGRWILTPHQGEFRRLAGRDVDFSDRIALASAYAQRWQSVLILKGMPSVVGAPDGSVYINGTGNPLLATAGTGDVLAGLCTGFLAQGLSPLHAALCALHLGGAAADRHAESVNPRAMMASDLVDQLPYLFRTRFSLDS
- a CDS encoding Glu/Leu/Phe/Val dehydrogenase, which gives rise to MKKRFDIAAEILNLQDGFYDYLCTPTRIHITSNPVIMDNGQLKVFEGYRVIHNEILGPSKGGIRYAPDLNLEEVKALAAWMTWKCAVVNVPFGGAKGGVICNPREMSPGELERLTRRYTASMIDVFGPERDIPAPDMNTNEQIMAWILDTYAMHVRRTDNAVVTGKPIALGGSLGRIEATGRGVMTVTLAAMERINLRPSECTVAVQGFGNVGSIAAKLLREQGCKILAVSDVSGGYYNPNGLDIPAMIEYSRANKNSLEGFNGAEPISNDELLTLGVDVLVPAAKEDQITVDNAGRIKAKIISEGANGPTLPAADDILNSNGVLVIPDILANAGGVTVSYFEWVQDRHGYFWTLDRVNRRLDRMMRTAFDTVYDAAQQYNVSLRIGAYVLAVDKVAKALRLRGIYA
- a CDS encoding Ig-like domain-containing protein yields the protein MRTGSFFSLALALAGLASCAIPVSPTGGPTDQTPAAVAASTPAAQSVNVDATSMHIVFSEYVDQASFAQAISITPEFPRPPVYRWRKKAVTIEFPEPLAENTTYIVTIDTKLRDMNRVALKQPITLAFATGPVINRGKIEGRVLDAEDGTPVGTVDIFAYAAPDSLIPAPLPDRPAYRTQTDDTGRFAFDFLSEQPYFVVALRDLNRNFRPDGVEPFGVPPDSLIRADTVSVPAERPWLLTQLDTIPPTLQRVRALSSRRLTLRFSESVLFTDTNPALWTVRDSVSQQQIPVEAVYLQQEDPRQVFVVTAPLFASRHLIVPGGLADSSLNAVSPAEVSFSPSAAPDTVQVRFVAFTPATTAQGAGPQVLFPGQWPGMRLSVAASADAVQRIASLVDSAGVAYPFTAGTRDGVTYALTPEPPIPPGTPFTLRIAGSEVGRPDTVLTHAYSFLSPSELGELSGVVQADSGLTGTPVIALMPYQTPPQPIPPVAADAEGRFLFSNLPAQTRYRFRTFLDRNGNMIWDGGAISPFSFAEPLHWSTDSLTVRARWETELGDTLRIR